Proteins encoded in a region of the Xiphophorus couchianus chromosome 11, X_couchianus-1.0, whole genome shotgun sequence genome:
- the mrpl22 gene encoding large ribosomal subunit protein uL22m: MAVAMSGRGVAFIRNIAGSLHLRLQVLGGASQQLSCLHTSISLDDKHWEKNNRKVYPPQLPEEPRRPAEVYHSRRQIKYSKDKMWYLAKMIKGMSIDEAIAQLEFNDKKGAKVMREVLLEAQEMAVKNHNVEYKSNLYVAESFSGKGQYLKRIRYHGRGMFGIMDKVYCHYFVKLVEGVPPKPEERTGFDQAKEYVQGLKNRTIIHSL; this comes from the exons ATGGCGGTGGCAATGTCAGGTCGTG gTGTCGCCTTCATTAGGAACATAGCTGGGTCGCTACACTTGAG GTTGCAGGTTCTTGGTGGCGCATCGCAGCAGCTCTCATGTCTCCACACGAGCATTTCATTAGATGACAAACACTGGGAGAAGAACAACCGGAAAGTATATCCTCCTCAGCTGCCGGAGGAGCCTCGCAGACCTGCA GAAGTTTATCACAGCAGGAGGCAAATAAAGTACAGCAAAGACAAGATGTGGTATTTGGCCAAGATG ATCAAGGGGATGAGCATCGACGAGGCTATCGCTCAGCTAGAATTCAACGACAAGAAAGGAGCAAAGGTCATGAGAGAG GTTCTTCTTGAAGCTCAAGAGATGGCGGTCAAGAATCACAACGTGGAGTATAAATCCAACCTCTACGTAG CCGAGTCATTCTCCGGCAAAGGGCAGTACCTGAAGAGGATCCGTTACCATGGCAGAGGCATGTTCGGCATCATGGACAAGGTTTACTGTCACTACTTCGTCAAGCTGGTGGAGGGTGTGCCACCCAAACCGGAGGAGAGGACGGGCTTTGATCAAGCTAAAGAGTACGTCCAAGGCCTCAAGAACCGGACCATCATCCACAGCCTGTAG